The proteins below come from a single Alphaproteobacteria bacterium genomic window:
- the mutL gene encoding DNA mismatch repair endonuclease MutL, with the protein MTIKLLPDNIVNQIAAGEVVERPASVIKELVENSIDAGATKIDVSVRNGGASFISVSDNGCGMDKDDLSMSIQRHATSKMESEDLFAINTFGFRGEALASISSIARVSIKSKKDGNAEAWELKVEGGKNVEIKPTALNEGTKIEIRDLFFATPARLKFLKADSTETRYIKEVVEKIAMANPEVSISLVNNDKKVFNFVSSDLQDKIYDIVGKEFSEKSIEIKSNVNEIEISGFIGVPSFNKANSLYQYVYVNGRPIKDKFIMGAIRAGYMDVIEHGRYPVVVLFIKLPPKDVDVNVHPAKTEVRFKDNRVIRGALVHSIREAIENNRGEDTQGIFEIKSKFDTGYKAVDKSKMFSNRSFGEPKFSKINYSDYKEFEKPLRQNDLMEVAPSVKAEMVNEELMEEHPSSIDLYPMGSAKAQLHKNYIISQTEDAVFLIDQHAVHERIVYESIKDNLKSGGVSAQNLLIPEVVELKDESINILLNKQSDLYKLGLEIESFGEGAVVVRSVPALLKNKVDIKQLVNDLADELLSLGESDLLETKLYEVCATIACHGSVRSGRVLSITEMNELLRQMEKCKNIQQCNHGRPTYVKLTLKDIEKLFNR; encoded by the coding sequence ATGACTATTAAATTATTACCAGACAATATTGTAAATCAAATCGCAGCAGGAGAGGTCGTTGAAAGACCAGCTTCTGTAATTAAAGAGCTAGTTGAAAACTCTATAGATGCTGGAGCAACTAAAATTGATGTCTCTGTGAGAAATGGTGGGGCTAGTTTTATTTCTGTAAGCGATAACGGTTGTGGTATGGATAAAGATGATTTGTCTATGTCTATTCAAAGACATGCTACTTCTAAAATGGAGAGTGAAGATTTATTTGCTATAAATACATTTGGTTTTAGAGGTGAGGCTCTGGCTTCAATATCCTCAATAGCTAGAGTCTCTATTAAATCTAAGAAAGATGGTAATGCAGAAGCTTGGGAATTAAAAGTAGAAGGTGGTAAGAATGTCGAGATAAAGCCTACAGCCTTAAATGAGGGCACAAAGATAGAAATAAGGGATTTATTCTTTGCTACTCCTGCTAGATTGAAGTTTTTAAAAGCGGATTCTACAGAAACAAGATATATCAAGGAAGTTGTAGAAAAAATAGCTATGGCTAATCCTGAAGTGTCGATATCGCTGGTTAATAATGATAAGAAAGTGTTTAATTTTGTATCCTCTGATTTACAAGATAAGATCTATGATATTGTCGGTAAAGAGTTCTCAGAAAAATCTATAGAGATTAAATCAAATGTTAATGAAATTGAAATATCAGGGTTTATAGGAGTTCCATCTTTTAATAAAGCTAATAGCTTATATCAATATGTATATGTAAATGGTCGTCCAATAAAAGATAAATTTATTATGGGGGCGATTAGAGCGGGGTATATGGATGTAATAGAGCACGGTAGATATCCTGTAGTTGTATTGTTTATTAAATTACCTCCTAAGGATGTTGATGTAAATGTTCATCCAGCTAAGACAGAGGTTAGGTTTAAAGATAATCGTGTTATAAGAGGGGCTTTGGTTCATTCTATTAGAGAGGCAATAGAGAATAATAGAGGAGAAGATACTCAGGGTATCTTTGAAATTAAAAGTAAGTTTGATACTGGTTATAAAGCTGTTGATAAGAGTAAGATGTTCTCAAACAGGAGTTTTGGAGAACCTAAATTTTCAAAAATAAATTACTCTGATTATAAAGAATTTGAAAAACCTTTAAGGCAAAATGATTTAATGGAGGTTGCTCCTTCGGTAAAAGCAGAAATGGTTAATGAAGAGTTAATGGAAGAACATCCTTCTTCAATTGACTTATATCCTATGGGTAGTGCTAAGGCTCAACTTCATAAAAATTATATAATTTCGCAAACAGAAGATGCTGTTTTCTTAATAGATCAGCATGCTGTGCATGAGAGAATAGTATATGAAAGCATTAAGGATAATTTAAAAAGCGGTGGTGTTTCTGCTCAAAACCTTTTAATACCTGAAGTTGTGGAGTTAAAAGACGAATCTATAAATATTTTATTAAATAAGCAAAGTGATTTATATAAATTAGGCTTAGAAATTGAAAGTTTTGGGGAAGGTGCTGTTGTTGTTAGGTCTGTACCTGCTTTGTTGAAAAATAAAGTAGACATAAAACAATTGGTTAATGATTTAGCTGATGAGTTGTTAAGTTTAGGTGAAAGCGACTTATTAGAGACTAAGTTATATGAAGTATGTGCAACC